GCACGTGCCGGATTCCCGCGCGTGCGGCGGGCGTTGGACGCGCTCACCACCGCCCGCTCAGCCGGCGCGCCCGAACCGTACGGCCGGCTCGACGCCCTCCTCACCGTCAGGTCCACACGCAACGAGAATGGCCGGGCACCTCGCAGGTACCCGGCCATCGGCCTCGTATCAGCCCTTCGATCAGCCCTTCAGCGCGGCCATCCACGCCTCGACCTCGTCCGACCGGCGGGGCAGCGCGGCGGACAGGTTCCGGTTGCCGTCCTCGGTGACGAGAATGTCGTCCTCGATGCGGACGCCGATGCCGCGGTACTCCTCCGGCACGGTCAGGTCGTCCGCCTGGAAGTACAGGCCCGGCTCGACGGTCAGGCACATGCCCGGCTCCAGGGTGCCCTCGACGTACGTCTCGGTGCGCGCGGCCGCGCAGTCGTGGACGTCCATGCCGAGCATGTGACCGGTGCCGTGCAGAGTCCAGCGGCGCTGCAGGCCCAGCTCCAGGACGCGCTCGACCGGTCCCTCGACGAGACCCCACTCGACCAGCTTCTCGGCGAGCACGCGCTGTGCGGCGTCGTGGAAATCGCGGTACTTGGCTCCCGGCTTCACGGCCGCGATACCGGCCTCCTGGGACTCGTACACGGCGTCGTAGATCTTCTTCTGGATCTCCGAGTACGTGCCGTTGACCGGCAGCGTGCGCGTGACGTCGGCGGTGTAGAGCGTGTGCGTCTCGACGCCCGCGTCGAGCAGCAGCAGGTCGCCGGAGCGGACCGGACCGTCGTTGCGCACCCAGTGCAGCGTGCAGGCGTGCGGCCCGGCGGCGCAGATGGAGCCGTAGCCGATGTCGTTGCCCTCGACCCGGGCGCGCAGGAAGAAGGTGCCCTCGATGTAGCGCTCGCTGGTCGCCTCGGCCTTGTCCAGGACCCGTACGACGTCTTCGAAGCCGCGCACGGTCGAGTCGACGGCCTTCTGCAGCTCATCGGCCTCGAACTCGTCCTTGACGAGCCGCGCCTCGGAGAGGAAGACCCGCAGTTCCTCGTCGCGCTCGGCGGTCACCTTGTCGGTCAGTGCCGCCTCGATGCCGGCGTCGTAGCCGCGCACGACGCGGACAGGACCGGTGGCTTCCTTGAGCTTGTCGGCCAGTTCGCGCACGTCGGAGGCGGGGATGCCGTACAGCTGCTCGGCCTCGGAGAGGGAGTGGCGGCGGCCGACCCACAGTTCGCCCTGCCCGGACAGCCAGAACTCGCCGTTCTCGCGGTCGGAGCGCGGCAGCAGGTAGATCGTCGCCTTGTGGCCGCCGGCGGCCGGCTCCAGGACGAGGACGCCGTCCTCGGTCAGGTTGCCGGTGAGGTACGCGTACTCGACCGAGGCGCGGAAGGGGTACTCCGTGTCGTTCGAGCGGGTCTTCAGGTTGCCCGCGGGGATCACCAGGCGCTCGCCCGGGAAGCGCGCGGAGAGCGCGGCGCGGCGGGCGGCGGTGTGCTCGGCCTGTGCGATCGGCTGCAGGCCGCGCAGCTCTGTGTCAGCCCAGCCGGACTTCATGTTCTCGGCCAGCTCGTCGGACACGCCCGGGTACAGGCCGTTCTTGCGCTGCTTGACCGGCTCTTCGCCCGCCGCGTCAGCGGCATGATCAGGAACAGTTTCCGGGGTCTCCGGGAGCTCCTCCGCCACGGTCATCCTCCTTGGATACGTCACTGGACCCCGTCCATCGTACGGTCGCACTGAAGGGGGCCCAGGGTTGGAAGACCTGTTACGCAGGGCTCGCTCGAACCGTTTGCCCACAACTCACGGGAACCGCTTGCGCACAACTCACCGGAACCGCTTGCCCACGGCTCACTCGAACCGCGCCGCCA
This genomic interval from Streptomyces dengpaensis contains the following:
- a CDS encoding aminopeptidase P family protein: MTVAEELPETPETVPDHAADAAGEEPVKQRKNGLYPGVSDELAENMKSGWADTELRGLQPIAQAEHTAARRAALSARFPGERLVIPAGNLKTRSNDTEYPFRASVEYAYLTGNLTEDGVLVLEPAAGGHKATIYLLPRSDRENGEFWLSGQGELWVGRRHSLSEAEQLYGIPASDVRELADKLKEATGPVRVVRGYDAGIEAALTDKVTAERDEELRVFLSEARLVKDEFEADELQKAVDSTVRGFEDVVRVLDKAEATSERYIEGTFFLRARVEGNDIGYGSICAAGPHACTLHWVRNDGPVRSGDLLLLDAGVETHTLYTADVTRTLPVNGTYSEIQKKIYDAVYESQEAGIAAVKPGAKYRDFHDAAQRVLAEKLVEWGLVEGPVERVLELGLQRRWTLHGTGHMLGMDVHDCAAARTETYVEGTLEPGMCLTVEPGLYFQADDLTVPEEYRGIGVRIEDDILVTEDGNRNLSAALPRRSDEVEAWMAALKG